In Ruminococcaceae bacterium BL-4, one DNA window encodes the following:
- the cysL gene encoding HTH-type transcriptional regulator CysL, which yields MEYRLTTFLAVCEKMNFTRAAEDLHITQPAVSQHIRLLEEEYGTKLFIHEGKRIHLTPAGKYLCDTVIKMQNDENVLRGKLASFETGKQVFKLGATRTIGEFSLETKLASYIKTHPEIELHFIVDNTENLLRQIDEGSLPCAFVEGFFDLNQYDFAPFRTENFLAVCSKDHLFRHKIKTVYDLTDETLLLREPGSGTREILEQFLYFQNMRIKNFHNIVQIDSMHVILKLLEQDAGISFMYQMAAQKRIQQNILRSIPLKGLPVQHELSLVWKRGSQYSKEYKNLCQDFSKE from the coding sequence ATGGAATATCGACTTACTACATTCCTAGCAGTCTGCGAAAAAATGAATTTTACGCGTGCTGCAGAAGATCTTCATATTACACAACCAGCAGTATCACAGCATATCAGACTTTTAGAAGAAGAATATGGAACAAAGTTATTTATACATGAAGGAAAACGAATTCACCTTACTCCTGCGGGCAAATATCTTTGCGATACTGTGATTAAAATGCAAAACGACGAAAATGTACTGCGTGGAAAACTTGCTTCTTTTGAAACAGGAAAACAAGTTTTTAAACTAGGTGCGACTCGAACGATCGGAGAATTTAGTCTTGAAACAAAGCTCGCAAGTTATATAAAAACACATCCTGAAATCGAGCTGCACTTTATTGTTGACAATACAGAAAATTTATTACGCCAAATCGACGAAGGATCCCTTCCATGTGCATTTGTAGAGGGATTTTTTGATTTAAACCAATATGATTTTGCTCCCTTTCGCACTGAAAATTTTTTGGCAGTTTGCTCCAAAGATCATTTATTTCGCCATAAAATCAAAACCGTCTATGATTTGACCGATGAAACTTTACTTCTGCGAGAACCGGGCTCTGGAACTAGAGAAATATTAGAACAATTCTTATATTTCCAAAATATGAGAATCAAAAATTTTCATAACATTGTACAGATAGACAGTATGCACGTCATTTTGAAATTATTGGAACAAGACGCCGGCATTAGCTTTATGTATCAAATGGCAGCTCAAAAAAGAATTCAGCAAAATATTTTACGTTCCATTCCGCTTAAAGGTCTTCCTGTCCAGCATGAACTCTCTCTTGTTTGGAAAAGAGGAAGTCAATACTCTAAAGAATATAAAAATTTATGTCAAGATTTTTCAAAAGAATAA
- the deoC gene encoding deoxyribose-phosphate aldolase (Evidence 2a : Function from experimental evidences in other organisms; PubMedId : 8550462, 10074062, 11065368, 27033207; Product type e : enzyme) yields MLSKEDQILLSHVDHTLLKPEASWEQIKKLCEEAVSFSTASVCIPPSFVKSASEYLHGRIPVCTVIGFPNGYHTTSVKCFEASEAVQNGAEEIDMVVNLGWIKEGRFDLEEEEIRRVKEACHGKILKVIIEACLLTREEKIKICKTVSMAGADFIKTSTGFSSGGATFEDVALLRKEVAPEVRVKAAGGISTLEDARRFLELGADRLGTSRIVRLIQEKNTD; encoded by the coding sequence ATGCTTTCAAAAGAAGATCAGATCCTTTTATCCCATGTGGACCATACGCTGTTAAAACCAGAAGCTTCTTGGGAGCAAATTAAAAAGCTCTGTGAGGAAGCGGTTTCTTTTTCGACTGCCAGTGTCTGCATTCCGCCGAGCTTTGTAAAGAGTGCTTCAGAATATCTTCATGGAAGGATTCCCGTCTGTACGGTTATTGGATTTCCAAATGGCTACCATACGACTTCAGTTAAATGCTTTGAGGCTTCTGAGGCAGTTCAAAATGGTGCGGAAGAAATTGATATGGTTGTGAATCTTGGCTGGATCAAAGAAGGCCGTTTCGATCTGGAAGAAGAGGAGATCCGCAGGGTAAAAGAAGCGTGCCATGGAAAAATTTTAAAAGTAATCATTGAAGCCTGTCTTCTTACAAGAGAAGAAAAAATCAAAATATGTAAGACGGTGAGTATGGCAGGAGCCGATTTTATCAAGACCAGTACCGGATTTTCCAGCGGCGGCGCTACTTTTGAAGACGTTGCACTTCTTAGAAAAGAGGTGGCACCAGAGGTGCGCGTAAAAGCTGCAGGGGGAATTTCCACCTTGGAAGATGCACGCCGCTTTTTAGAGCTGGGAGCAGATCGTTTGGGAACCAGTCGTATTGTTCGTCTGATTCAAGAAAAAAATACAGATTAA
- a CDS encoding putative Carboxynorspermidine decarboxylase (Evidence 3 : Putative function from multiple computational evidences) yields MNFSELPTPCYVIDETLLEQNLKILKGVMDRTGCKILLAQKAFSCYALYPLCRQYLSGTSSSGLYEARLGKEEFGKENHVFSPAYREEEFSELLNDCDHIIFNSFSQLERFESRAFAAGKEIGLRLNPQYSTQKGHEIYDPCAKNSRLGITLQNFREDLLEHVSGFHFHTLCEQNSDALEATVSAVEQQFSPWFSQIKWLNLGGGHHITRPGYDIPRLERCIHHLKDTYHLEIYLEPGEAVALNAGFLVTSVLDTLQNGMPIAILDTSAACHMPDVLEMPYRPPLMNAGLPGEKAITYRLGGPTCLSGDIIGDYSFSSPLKPGDRLIFEDMAIYSMVKNNTFNGMPLPAIVVKEKNGNYRILHKFGYEDFKMRLS; encoded by the coding sequence ATGAATTTTTCCGAATTACCTACTCCCTGCTATGTAATTGACGAAACACTTCTGGAGCAGAATCTCAAAATTTTAAAAGGGGTAATGGACCGCACCGGCTGTAAAATTCTTTTGGCACAAAAAGCCTTTTCCTGCTATGCACTTTACCCGCTTTGCCGCCAGTACCTATCGGGAACCAGCTCCAGCGGTCTTTATGAAGCGCGCCTCGGAAAAGAAGAGTTTGGAAAAGAGAATCACGTTTTTTCTCCTGCCTATCGAGAAGAGGAATTCTCAGAATTATTAAATGACTGCGACCATATTATTTTTAACTCGTTTTCACAGCTCGAACGATTTGAAAGCCGTGCATTTGCTGCCGGAAAAGAGATCGGGCTGCGTCTAAATCCTCAGTATTCCACCCAAAAAGGGCATGAAATCTATGATCCCTGCGCCAAAAATTCCCGTCTCGGAATTACGCTTCAAAATTTTCGGGAGGACCTTTTAGAGCATGTTTCCGGATTCCATTTTCATACCCTCTGTGAACAGAATTCTGATGCTTTAGAGGCTACCGTTTCCGCAGTGGAACAGCAGTTTTCTCCATGGTTTTCGCAGATCAAGTGGCTCAATTTAGGCGGAGGCCATCACATTACCCGTCCCGGCTATGATATTCCTCGTTTGGAACGTTGTATCCACCATTTAAAGGACACTTATCATCTGGAAATTTATTTGGAACCGGGAGAAGCAGTAGCTCTCAATGCCGGTTTTCTGGTAACTTCTGTACTGGATACGCTTCAAAACGGCATGCCGATTGCAATTTTAGATACTTCTGCCGCATGCCATATGCCGGATGTTTTGGAAATGCCCTATCGGCCTCCGCTGATGAATGCGGGACTGCCGGGTGAAAAAGCCATCACTTATCGGCTTGGTGGTCCAACCTGTCTTTCTGGGGACATCATTGGAGATTATAGTTTTTCTTCTCCTTTAAAACCCGGTGACCGACTGATTTTTGAAGATATGGCCATTTACTCCATGGTTAAAAACAATACTTTCAATGGAATGCCCCTGCCTGCGATTGTGGTAAAAGAAAAGAATGGAAACTACAGAATTTTACACAAGTTCGGATATGAAGACTTTAAAATGCGTCTTAGCTAA
- the pdp gene encoding pyrimidine-nucleoside phosphorylase (Evidence 2a : Function from experimental evidences in other organisms; PubMedId : 8550462, 10074062, 11065368, 15530033, 16469506, 21707079, 29633966; Product type e : enzyme): MRMYDILSKKRDGKELSTEEIRWFIKEYVCGDVPDYQASALCMAICIRGMNPREITDLTLAMAESGDQVDLSPIQGIKVDKHSTGGVGDKTTLIIAPIVASLGVHVAKMSGRGLGHTGGTLDKLESIPGFRIDLSREEFFHTVNTAGFSVIGQSGNLVPADKKLYALRDVTGTVESIPLIASSIMSKKLAAGSDCILLDVKTGSGAFMKTKEDSIALAETMVKIGENAGKRTVALITNMDRPLGRKIGNALEVKEACETLHGNGPEDLKEICLALSANMLFLAGKGSVEKCREMAEKQIENGQAFDALCKMVEAQGGDSSFLKNPEKFSKAKASLKVCAPQSGYLSKIQTEQVGEACVELGAGREKKEDAIDYSAGITLCKTAGEAVKQGETLAILSAETMEKCHTAEVLFRKAVTIETEKPSSQAMVFARISKDGIEKFPNS; encoded by the coding sequence ATGAGAATGTATGATATTCTTTCCAAAAAGCGTGATGGAAAAGAATTATCAACGGAAGAGATTCGCTGGTTTATTAAAGAATATGTCTGTGGGGATGTTCCGGATTATCAGGCAAGTGCTCTCTGTATGGCAATCTGTATTCGCGGGATGAATCCACGGGAAATTACCGACTTGACTTTAGCAATGGCAGAATCGGGCGATCAGGTGGATCTTTCTCCAATCCAAGGGATTAAGGTGGATAAGCATTCCACCGGCGGAGTCGGTGATAAAACGACGCTGATTATCGCACCTATTGTAGCATCATTGGGAGTCCATGTGGCGAAAATGAGCGGCCGTGGATTGGGACATACCGGAGGAACTCTTGATAAGCTGGAGAGCATCCCGGGATTTCGGATCGATCTTAGCCGGGAGGAATTTTTTCATACAGTGAATACAGCCGGATTCAGCGTGATCGGGCAGTCTGGAAATTTGGTTCCGGCAGATAAAAAACTATATGCGCTCAGAGATGTGACCGGTACGGTAGAGAGTATCCCTTTGATCGCGAGTTCCATCATGAGTAAAAAGCTGGCCGCCGGAAGCGATTGTATTCTTTTGGATGTCAAAACAGGCTCCGGTGCATTTATGAAGACCAAAGAAGATTCCATAGCTTTAGCGGAAACCATGGTGAAAATCGGCGAAAATGCCGGCAAACGCACAGTGGCACTGATTACAAATATGGATCGGCCATTGGGAAGAAAAATCGGGAATGCTTTAGAAGTGAAGGAAGCCTGTGAGACTCTTCATGGAAACGGTCCTGAAGATTTAAAAGAAATTTGTCTTGCGTTATCGGCCAATATGCTTTTTCTGGCAGGAAAAGGCAGCGTGGAAAAATGCCGTGAAATGGCCGAAAAACAGATTGAAAACGGACAGGCTTTCGATGCGCTTTGTAAGATGGTAGAAGCGCAGGGCGGAGATAGCAGCTTTCTTAAAAATCCAGAGAAATTTTCGAAAGCAAAAGCTTCTCTTAAAGTTTGTGCGCCTCAAAGCGGCTATCTTTCTAAAATACAGACAGAACAAGTGGGAGAAGCCTGCGTGGAGTTGGGAGCCGGTCGTGAAAAGAAAGAAGATGCGATTGATTACAGCGCAGGGATTACCCTCTGCAAAACAGCAGGAGAAGCGGTTAAGCAAGGGGAAACGCTGGCAATCCTTTCTGCAGAGACGATGGAAAAATGTCATACAGCTGAAGTGCTTTTCCGTAAGGCAGTCACGATTGAAACAGAAAAACCTTCTTCACAGGCGATGGTTTTCGCGCGTATTTCGAAAGATGGAATTGAAAAATTTCCGAATTCCTAA
- a CDS encoding protein of unknown function (Evidence 5 : Unknown function), with amino-acid sequence MSASSWDEEECTFLLEAFAAYIPFTLLNKKSGTIKEFVLFVMPDFLL; translated from the coding sequence TTGTCAGCTTCTTCTTGGGACGAAGAAGAATGCACATTTCTGCTTGAAGCTTTTGCTGCCTATATCCCTTTTACCTTATTAAATAAAAAATCAGGCACCATAAAAGAGTTTGTGCTCTTTGTGATGCCTGATTTTTTATTGTAG
- the cdd gene encoding Cytidine deaminase produces the protein MKPEELLKAAQQARTKSYAPYSNFRVGAALLTCDGRIFLGGNIESASYGATICAERAAIASAVSSGARSFCAIAIVGGPAEKELSAPCPPCGICLQVLSEFCGPDFPIYLQGEKGEVKTYLLKELLPVAFRESSLGGKKE, from the coding sequence ATGAAACCTGAGGAGTTGTTAAAAGCAGCGCAGCAGGCTCGTACAAAATCTTATGCACCCTATTCCAACTTTCGGGTAGGCGCAGCACTTCTCACTTGTGATGGACGCATTTTTTTGGGTGGGAATATTGAAAGTGCTTCCTATGGCGCAACGATTTGTGCGGAGCGCGCAGCAATCGCGAGTGCGGTCAGCAGTGGTGCGAGAAGCTTTTGTGCCATCGCAATCGTAGGGGGCCCGGCAGAAAAGGAACTTTCTGCTCCATGTCCCCCTTGTGGAATCTGTCTTCAGGTACTCAGTGAATTTTGTGGGCCTGATTTTCCAATTTATCTGCAAGGCGAGAAGGGCGAAGTGAAAACCTATTTATTAAAGGAGCTTTTACCGGTTGCTTTTCGGGAATCGTCTTTAGGGGGCAAAAAAGAATGA
- a CDS encoding Gamma-glutamyltransferase, with amino-acid sequence MKKLQKAIALLLAVGITVSVVGCSTGTSSSLVSSASVSDTTNDDHTLYNSLDNFQLYDENGTLLRSGRNATSEDKTMVSTGKYEATKIGLQILENGGNAIDAAAAIGFALGLVEPNASGLGGGGFMTIHMANGTNRFIDFESCAPASASSSMWTFDEASKQANQSSPNTHQEKNVQNLANHIGAKAVGIPGEVAGMLYALQKYGTQSSKAILDPVIQLANTGFTVTPTFAQELSDSKVRMDGYPEFGKLFLRSDGSAYETGDVFTNQEYANTLGLIEKNGVKGFYEGEVAEKIVNMVNIYGGNLTLEDLKNYKVKDTTPLVSSYRGYRILSAPSPYTGGAALTQTLKILENFNLSQIGEESSGEFSLFSKVFQVVNFDLQKYLQSSSKTSSSSFQNLLSSNHAQDLADWITKNPNVQVTLPKSSVQVIETESNTSCYSVTDKMGNVVTVTQTVNDSFGSSICADGYGFMLNSVMGDFSTDSTSLNCVSSGKRPLSTMSPTIVLNQDGTPFLSFGIADRTQIPSLAAQILTKVIDHQKGLQEAVDSPRMNSSAIGNSKITYEDRFSDDVVQTLSGLGYQMTKSDSWDKNTGEFQGILFRLDGVLEGAADPRWDGKALG; translated from the coding sequence ATGAAAAAATTACAAAAAGCAATCGCTTTGCTTCTGGCAGTGGGAATCACTGTGTCAGTAGTGGGCTGTAGCACCGGAACGTCGTCATCTTTGGTTTCGTCAGCTTCTGTTTCTGATACAACAAACGATGATCATACGTTGTATAATTCTTTGGATAATTTTCAGCTGTATGATGAAAATGGAACACTTTTGAGAAGCGGAAGAAATGCTACCAGTGAAGATAAAACAATGGTTTCCACAGGTAAATATGAGGCGACAAAAATCGGTCTGCAGATTCTCGAGAATGGTGGAAATGCGATCGATGCGGCGGCGGCCATCGGGTTTGCGTTAGGGCTGGTAGAGCCCAACGCTTCCGGATTAGGCGGCGGCGGATTTATGACGATTCATATGGCAAATGGGACAAATCGTTTTATTGATTTTGAAAGCTGTGCTCCGGCTTCGGCTTCTTCTTCTATGTGGACCTTTGATGAAGCATCCAAACAGGCGAATCAGTCTTCACCAAATACACATCAGGAAAAGAATGTTCAGAATCTGGCAAATCATATTGGTGCTAAAGCGGTAGGAATTCCCGGAGAAGTTGCTGGAATGCTCTATGCATTGCAAAAATATGGAACCCAAAGTTCTAAAGCCATCTTAGATCCGGTGATTCAACTTGCAAATACAGGATTTACGGTCACTCCGACTTTTGCACAGGAACTTTCTGACAGCAAAGTAAGAATGGACGGATATCCCGAATTTGGAAAGCTGTTTCTTCGCTCGGATGGATCTGCCTATGAGACCGGTGATGTTTTTACAAATCAAGAATATGCCAATACACTTGGCTTGATCGAAAAAAATGGAGTAAAGGGATTTTATGAGGGAGAAGTCGCGGAAAAGATCGTAAATATGGTCAACATATATGGTGGAAACCTAACTTTGGAAGACTTAAAAAATTACAAAGTAAAAGATACCACCCCATTGGTTAGTTCTTATCGTGGATACCGGATCCTTTCAGCTCCTTCTCCTTATACAGGCGGTGCCGCTCTTACACAAACGTTAAAAATTTTGGAAAATTTTAATCTTTCTCAGATTGGCGAAGAAAGTTCTGGAGAATTTTCGTTATTTTCAAAAGTGTTTCAGGTGGTAAATTTTGATTTGCAAAAGTATCTGCAATCTTCGAGTAAGACTTCTTCTTCAAGCTTTCAAAACCTTTTGAGCTCCAATCATGCTCAAGATCTGGCGGACTGGATAACCAAAAATCCAAATGTTCAGGTTACTTTGCCAAAGTCTTCTGTTCAGGTAATTGAGACGGAAAGCAACACGTCATGCTATTCTGTTACAGATAAAATGGGGAATGTTGTTACGGTGACGCAGACTGTGAATGATTCGTTCGGATCTAGCATTTGTGCAGATGGGTATGGATTTATGCTCAACAGCGTGATGGGGGATTTTTCTACGGACAGTACGAGTTTAAATTGCGTATCCAGCGGCAAACGTCCGCTTTCGACGATGAGCCCAACCATTGTTTTGAACCAAGATGGAACACCATTTCTATCCTTCGGAATTGCAGATCGGACGCAGATACCATCTTTGGCGGCACAGATTCTTACGAAAGTGATTGATCACCAAAAAGGGCTGCAGGAAGCTGTGGATTCGCCCAGAATGAATTCTTCTGCAATCGGGAACAGTAAAATCACTTATGAAGATCGTTTTTCGGATGATGTGGTACAAACGTTGTCGGGACTTGGGTATCAGATGACAAAATCGGACTCTTGGGATAAAAATACCGGCGAGTTTCAGGGAATCCTTTTTAGGCTCGACGGCGTTTTAGAGGGGGCAGCAGATCCCAGATGGGACGGAAAAGCCCTTGGCTAA
- a CDS encoding Peptidyl-prolyl cis-trans isomerase — protein MSNPIVTFKTNQGTFKAELYPEIAPNTVCNFISLVQKGFYNGTIFHRVIPGFMIQGGDPEGSGMGGPGYSIAGEFSQNGFQNDLKHTAGVLSMARSMMPNSAGSQFFVMVADAPHLDGQYAAFGKVIEGMEIPQKIVASKRDYSDRPYEDQIMEEVTVETFGTSYPQPEKSGKR, from the coding sequence ATGAGCAATCCAATTGTAACTTTTAAAACCAATCAGGGAACTTTTAAAGCGGAACTTTATCCGGAAATTGCCCCAAATACAGTTTGTAATTTTATCAGTCTTGTCCAAAAAGGATTTTATAACGGAACCATCTTTCATCGTGTCATTCCTGGATTTATGATTCAAGGCGGCGATCCGGAAGGTTCTGGAATGGGTGGCCCTGGATATTCGATTGCAGGTGAATTTTCTCAGAACGGATTTCAGAACGATCTCAAACACACCGCCGGTGTCCTGAGCATGGCACGCAGCATGATGCCTAATTCTGCCGGAAGTCAGTTCTTTGTCATGGTAGCAGATGCTCCTCATCTAGACGGACAGTATGCGGCCTTTGGAAAAGTGATTGAAGGAATGGAAATTCCTCAGAAAATTGTTGCTTCCAAACGCGATTACAGCGACCGTCCCTATGAAGATCAGATCATGGAAGAAGTGACTGTCGAAACCTTTGGCACTTCCTATCCGCAACCTGAAAAATCCGGAAAGCGATAA
- a CDS encoding SHSP domain-containing protein: MFDLIPFEHRGKALNNFWDPFDGEFFPDLSKAAFPCRTDIRDEGNKYVLEAEMPGFKKEDIHIDVDGDRMTLSANHQEQNEEKDENNNYIRRERSWGSVSRSFDISGIDAHRIEASYQNGVLHLDLPKVHEQKSDSHSIQIR; this comes from the coding sequence ATGTTTGACTTGATTCCTTTTGAACATCGTGGTAAGGCTCTAAACAACTTCTGGGATCCCTTCGATGGAGAATTTTTCCCGGATCTTTCAAAAGCCGCATTCCCCTGCCGCACCGATATCCGCGATGAGGGAAACAAATACGTTTTGGAAGCAGAAATGCCCGGTTTCAAAAAAGAAGATATTCACATTGATGTCGATGGCGATCGAATGACTCTTTCCGCAAATCACCAAGAGCAGAATGAAGAAAAAGACGAAAACAACAATTACATTCGCCGTGAACGCAGTTGGGGCAGCGTAAGCCGCTCATTCGATATCAGCGGCATTGATGCGCATAGGATTGAAGCTTCCTACCAAAACGGGGTTCTGCATCTGGATCTGCCAAAAGTTCATGAACAGAAATCCGATTCTCACTCCATTCAAATTCGCTAA
- a CDS encoding protein of unknown function (Evidence 5 : Unknown function), translating into MNSLLFGKEEVNTLKNIKIYVKIFQKNKSLINKRSLLLFIAGGFFF; encoded by the coding sequence ATGAACTCTCTCTTGTTTGGAAAAGAGGAAGTCAATACTCTAAAGAATATAAAAATTTATGTCAAGATTTTTCAAAAGAATAAATCATTGATCAATAAAAGAAGCCTCCTGCTTTTTATCGCAGGAGGCTTCTTCTTTTAA
- a CDS encoding Putative sulfate exporter family transporter (Evidence 3 : Putative function from multiple computational evidences) translates to MNFMRKNGFGILLSLAIAIPSWFLGKVFPIIGGAVIAILAGMIITLLIRDKSRFDSGIKFISKKVLQWAVILLGFGLNLNVVVTTGKQSLPIILCTISTSLIIAYVMHKVLHTPSKTSTLIGVGSSICGGSAIAATAPVIGADDDEVAQSISVIFFFNVLAAIFFPMLGQVMGFNTSSGEAFGIFAGTAVNDTSSVTAAASTWDSMWGLGSATLDKAVTVKLTRTLAIIPITLVLAFIESRKAKMAIHADETSKSVFHLKDIFPFFILYFIAASVITTVALNFGIPASSFMPMKELSKFFIVLAMAAIGLNSNIVKLIKTGGKPLLMGLCCWIGITGVSLLMQHVMRLW, encoded by the coding sequence GTGAATTTTATGAGGAAAAATGGATTTGGAATTTTATTGTCTTTGGCAATTGCAATCCCGTCTTGGTTTTTAGGAAAAGTATTTCCAATTATAGGGGGCGCTGTGATTGCCATTTTAGCGGGTATGATTATCACCTTGTTGATTCGGGATAAATCCAGATTCGATAGTGGGATTAAATTTATTTCAAAAAAAGTTTTGCAGTGGGCAGTTATATTACTTGGATTTGGACTCAACTTAAACGTAGTGGTAACAACAGGGAAACAATCTCTTCCAATTATTTTATGTACGATTTCAACTTCATTAATCATAGCTTATGTAATGCATAAAGTTTTACATACCCCATCAAAAACTTCTACTTTAATTGGAGTAGGGTCTTCTATTTGCGGAGGCTCTGCGATTGCGGCAACGGCTCCTGTCATTGGTGCAGATGATGACGAAGTTGCGCAGTCTATTTCTGTAATTTTTTTCTTTAATGTGTTAGCTGCAATCTTTTTCCCGATGCTTGGACAAGTCATGGGATTTAATACATCCAGCGGAGAAGCTTTTGGAATTTTTGCAGGGACGGCTGTCAATGATACTTCTTCCGTTACGGCTGCTGCATCCACCTGGGATAGCATGTGGGGTCTTGGTTCTGCAACTTTGGATAAAGCGGTTACGGTAAAATTAACCCGCACTTTGGCGATCATTCCGATCACACTCGTCTTAGCTTTTATAGAATCCCGAAAAGCTAAAATGGCCATTCATGCGGATGAAACTTCGAAGTCTGTGTTTCATCTAAAAGATATTTTCCCATTTTTTATTTTGTATTTTATTGCAGCTTCTGTGATCACAACGGTTGCTTTAAACTTTGGAATTCCTGCAAGCAGCTTTATGCCAATGAAAGAATTGAGCAAATTTTTCATTGTTTTGGCAATGGCAGCAATCGGACTCAATTCCAATATTGTTAAGTTGATCAAAACTGGAGGGAAACCTCTTTTGATGGGACTATGCTGCTGGATTGGAATTACCGGGGTTAGCCTTCTTATGCAGCATGTCATGCGTTTATGGTAA
- a CDS encoding Carboxynorspermidine synthase codes for MKKALIIGCGGVASVAIHKCCQNSDVFEEICIASRTKSKCDALKEKLQGTTKTKITTAQVDANDVDALAALIKKVQPGVVMNLALPYQDLKIMDACLATKTNYMDTANYEPEDTAKFEYSWQWAYRKKFEEAGITALLGSGFDPGVTGVFSAYALKHQFDEINYIDILDCNAGDHGYPFATNFNPEINIREVSAKGSYWENGHWVETDPMEIKRVYDFPQIGPKDMYLLHHEELESLALNMPGIHRIRFFMTFGQSYLTHLKCLEDVGMTSIKPINFEGKEIVPLQFLKAVLPDPSSLGPRTKGKTNIGCIFRGKKDGKDKNYYLYNVSDHQECYREVGSQAVAYTTGVPAMIGGMMLLTETWKKPGVHNIEEFDPDPFMDALNRWGLPWQESFHPDLVE; via the coding sequence ATGAAAAAAGCTTTAATTATCGGCTGCGGAGGCGTTGCAAGTGTTGCAATCCATAAATGCTGCCAAAACAGCGATGTATTTGAAGAAATCTGCATCGCAAGCCGCACAAAATCAAAATGTGATGCATTGAAAGAAAAGCTTCAAGGCACTACGAAGACAAAGATTACGACTGCACAGGTAGATGCCAACGATGTCGATGCGCTGGCTGCACTTATCAAGAAAGTGCAGCCGGGTGTTGTGATGAACCTAGCACTGCCCTATCAAGATCTGAAAATTATGGATGCCTGTCTTGCCACTAAAACCAATTATATGGACACTGCAAACTATGAACCCGAAGATACCGCTAAATTCGAATATAGCTGGCAGTGGGCCTACCGTAAAAAATTTGAGGAAGCAGGCATCACCGCTCTTTTGGGCAGCGGATTTGACCCCGGCGTCACCGGTGTTTTTTCCGCCTATGCGCTAAAACATCAGTTTGATGAAATCAACTACATCGATATTTTGGACTGCAATGCCGGTGACCACGGCTATCCATTTGCAACCAACTTCAACCCTGAAATCAATATCCGTGAAGTCTCCGCAAAGGGCAGTTACTGGGAAAATGGTCATTGGGTGGAAACAGACCCGATGGAAATTAAACGTGTTTATGATTTCCCACAAATTGGCCCTAAAGATATGTATCTTCTGCATCACGAGGAATTGGAATCCTTAGCGCTTAACATGCCTGGAATTCATCGGATTCGCTTTTTCATGACCTTTGGGCAAAGCTATCTAACTCATTTAAAATGTCTGGAAGACGTCGGAATGACCTCTATTAAGCCCATCAATTTTGAGGGAAAAGAGATCGTTCCTCTCCAATTTTTAAAAGCCGTTCTGCCGGATCCCTCCTCTTTAGGACCGCGTACTAAAGGAAAAACGAATATCGGCTGCATTTTCCGCGGAAAGAAAGATGGAAAAGATAAAAACTATTATCTTTATAACGTCTCTGACCATCAGGAATGCTATCGCGAAGTTGGCTCTCAAGCCGTTGCCTATACGACCGGAGTTCCTGCCATGATCGGCGGCATGATGCTTTTAACCGAAACTTGGAAAAAGCCCGGCGTTCACAATATTGAAGAATTTGATCCGGATCCTTTTATGGATGCTTTAAATCGCTGGGGACTTCCATGGCAGGAAAGTTTCCACCCCGACTTGGTGGAGTAA